One Ananas comosus cultivar F153 linkage group 1, ASM154086v1, whole genome shotgun sequence DNA window includes the following coding sequences:
- the LOC109711035 gene encoding uncharacterized protein LOC109711035, which translates to MPPRGRPKLPRGQPRTRSMAEGPSGVGPAPREQIQRLQEALERQQTTAAQAGVEPPAPPVVVPTVAEGVAATATPVAAVPVTAIAAGSGTSNPDSAAIEAKRERALEALVLFKKFNPPIFDGEKIDAAVVEAWVDSMETLFEDIYSLEKDKVPLATHCLEKAAKVWWKRVKWDRSSDLAPILWEEFRRALFANYFPDTEKRKLQEKFRKLKQGDQSVGEYEREFSHIIDYVPDVVRDDRDRANWFVHGLRPGIHRAVQILKLPTFAEAFDRALWAEQGYAHEHKEREAAAEAKDKSKKWAAGGTGGRPSAKKPHRYPRPQSKGWRPSRCVICGGNHQPPACPQREGKCFKCGQGGT; encoded by the exons atgccgcctcgtggacgacctaagTTGCCTCGTGGTCAACCGCGGACGAGGTCGATGGCCGAGGGGCCGA GCGGAGTCGGTCCAGCGCCAAgggagcaaatccaaaggctccaAGAGGCGTTGGAGCGGCAGCAGACGACGGCGGCTCAGGCAGGGGTCGAACCCCCTGCGCCCCCCGTTGTGGTGCCGACAGTGGCTGAGGGAGTagcggcgacggcgacgccgGTCGCGGCCGTACCAGTGACGGCGATagcggccggatcgggaacctcaaatcccgatagtgcggcgatAGAGGCGAAGCGGGAGCGCGCGTTAGAGGCTCTCGTtttgttcaagaagttcaacccacctatcttcgaCGGGGAGAAAATAGATGCGGCGGTAGTCGAGGCGTgggtcgactcgatggagacgctctttGAGGACATCTATTCCTTAGAGAAAGACAAAGTACCTCTCGCCACACACTGTCTCGAGAAGGCGGccaaggtgtggtggaagcgggtgaAGTGGGATCGATCTTCTGACCTCGCGCCTATACTTTGGGAGGAGTTTAGGAGGGCGCTGTTTGCCAACTACTTTCCGGACACggagaagcggaagttgcaagaaaaaTTTCGCAAGTTGAAGCAGGGCGACCAATCGGTaggggagtacgagcgggagttctcccacattatcgactACGTCCCGGATGtagttcgtgatgatcgggaccgcgCCAATTGGTTCGTGCATGGGCTTCGGCCGGGGATTCATCGGGCTgtgcaaatcctcaagcttCCGACCTTCGCCGAGGCTTTTGATCGAGCACTGTGGGCGGAGCAGGGCTATGCCCACGAGCATAAGGAACGCGAAGCCGCAGCTGAGGCAAAGGATAAGAGCAAGAAGTGGGCGGCGGGTGGCACCGGGGGCCGGCCGAGTGCAAAGAAACCCCATCGGTATCCCCGACCGCAATCGAAGGGTTGGAGACCCTCCCGTTGCGTTATTTGTGGCGGTAACCATCAACCGCCGGCATGCCCGCAGCGCGAAggaaagtgcttcaagtgcggccaGGGGGGCACATGA